In Rattus norvegicus strain BN/NHsdMcwi chromosome 1, GRCr8, whole genome shotgun sequence, a genomic segment contains:
- the Pabir1 gene encoding P2R1A-PPP2R2A-interacting phosphatase regulator 1, giving the protein MAQEKMELDLELPAGTGASPAEGGGPGSGGLRRSNSAPLIHGLSDSSPVFQAEAPSARRNSTTFPSRHGLLLPASPVRMHSSRLHQIKQEEGMDLINRETVHEREVQTAMQISHSWEESFSLSDNDVEKSASPKRIDFIPVSPAPSPTRGIGKQCFSPSLQSFVSSNGLPPSPIPSPTTRFTTRRSQSPINCIRPSVLGPLKRKCEMETDYQPKRFFQGITNMLSSDVAQLSEPGVCVSSDTLDGNSSSAGSSCNSPAKVSTTTDSPVSPAQAASPFIPVDELSSK; this is encoded by the coding sequence ATGGCTCAGGAGAAGATGGAACTGGACCTGGAGCTGCCCGCGGGCACGGGCGCTAGCCCAGCGGAAGGCGGCGGCCCGGGCAGCGGGGGCCTCCGGAGGTCTAACAGCGCCCCCCTCATCCACGGCCTCAGCGACTCCTCGCCGGTGTTCCAGGCCGAGGCGCCTAGCGCCAGGAGGAACAGCACGACGTTCCCGAGCCGCCACGGCCTGCTGCTCCCGGCCTCGCCGGTCCGAATGCACAGCAGCCGCCTGCACCAGATCAAACAAGAGGAGGGCATGGACCTGATCAACCGAGAGACGGTCCACGAGCGCGAGGTGCAGACCGCAATGCAGATAAGCCACTCCTGGGAGGAAAGTTTCAGCCTGAGTGACAACGACGTGGAGAAATCCGCCTCTCCAAAGCGCATCGATTTCATTCCGGTGTCTCCAGCACCGTCACCCACCCGGGGAATTGGGAAGCAGTGTTTTTCACCGTCCTTGCAAAGTTTTGTGAGTAGCAACGGATTGCCTCCAAGTCCTATTCCCAGCCCAACCACCCGGTTTACTACCCGGAGAAGCCAGAGTCCCATCAACTGCATTAGACCAAGTGTTCTTGGACCattgaaaagaaaatgtgaaatggaAACTGATTATCAGCCAAAGAGATTTTTCCAGGGCATCACCAACATGCTTTCTTCTGACGTTGCACAGCTGTCAGAGCCCGGAGTGTGTGTATCTTCTGATACCCTGGATGGAAACAGCAGCAGTGCCGGATCTTCCTGTAATTCACCAGCGAAAGTCAGCACTACCACCGACTCTCCTGTGTCGCCTGCCCAAGCAGCCTCCCCCTTTATTCCAGTAGATGAACTTTCCTCAAAGTGA